The sequence below is a genomic window from Blastococcus sp. Marseille-P5729.
CGAGATGTTGCGGGCGTTGATCCGGACCACCGCCAGCGAGCTCGATCAGCGTCACCACTTCGAGGTGAGCGACAAGGTCTCCATGTGTAACTATCGTGCGAACCGATTCTGCTGCGACGCGGCAGATCGCGCGATGCAGGTGCACGGGGGTGTCGGCTACAGCCGCCATATGCCGTTCGAGCACATCTACCGTCACCACCGTCGCTATCGGATCACTGAAGGCGCCGAGGAGATCCAGATGCGCAAGGTGGCCGGATATCTGTTCGGATTCGCCGGACCCAACAAACGCAAGTAGCGCCACGAAAGGAAACCAGTAGCCATGTCGACTGTCATCTTCGTCGAGTACACACCCAAGGAAGGGAAGAAGGACGAACTGCTCGCCGCACTACAGAACGGCGCTGCCTCCGTTCACGCCGAGGCGGGGTGCGAGAAGTACGCCTTCCATACGACCAAGGACAAGGTCTACCTGATCGAGTCCTGGGCCACCAAGGAGGAACTCGCAGCACACGGTGAGGGCGAACCGCTCAAGGCGCTCAGGGAAGCCACCGCAGACCTGCTCGCAGAGCCGGCCAAGCTCACCTTCTTGCGTCCTGCGCCGTCCGGCGATCCGGCCAAGGGCCAGCTGGTCTAGTCGCGCTGCTGCGGTGGGCCGGCGGACGCCATTTATGACGCTGACCAGCCCTCCGCAGCGCCGACGGTCAGGCGATGATGCCGCCGTCCGAGCGCAATACGGCGCCGGTGACATAGCTGGACATGTCGCTGGCGAGGAACAGCGCGGGACCGACGATCTCTTCCGGTTGTGCGGTTCGCCGCAGGGACGTCGAGGCCCGCAGGCGCTCACGGATCCCGTCTGCCCAGTTCGTCGCGATGTCGG
It includes:
- a CDS encoding putative quinol monooxygenase; its protein translation is MSTVIFVEYTPKEGKKDELLAALQNGAASVHAEAGCEKYAFHTTKDKVYLIESWATKEELAAHGEGEPLKALREATADLLAEPAKLTFLRPAPSGDPAKGQLV